The Verrucomicrobiota bacterium sequence GCATGTGGTCGTGAGGTTCCTGCGGTATCGGTTGGTGGAGGTGGTGCGGCAGATCAAGGGGCTGAGGTGTGCCACGGCGGTGCAGGGGATCAAGCGGTTTGCCGCGGCGGAGACAACGGATGCCAAGCGTCAGCGTTTCGTGAAGAAACTGCGGAGGGTTATGTCAGATATCGGAACTTGACCCCATTGCGTTCCAGACCCCATTGCGTTCCTCCGCCGGGGCGGCCGAAGCTCTCAACGGCATCATCCAAACGGTCAAACGCAAGTCCCGAGGCTTTCGGTCGTTCGAATATTTCCGCACGATGATCTACCTCGTCGCCAGAAAACTCACCTTCGACTTGCCCCAACCTTTCCCATCCACCCACACAAAATCACATTGAGGCTAGAAATCCGATCTCCATCACTTTTTTCCGAGAGCTAGCGGGGCAGGCTTCCCACAATCGGACATTCTTCTTGCGGCAGAAATCCGGAACGTTGAAGGTTCGCGCCAAGCCGTGAAAAGCAAACTCCGATCCGTTGCCTGATAACAACATCGTCGCTCGCGCGCTCGCCTGCTGGGCTTTGGCAGGGTTGGCTGCGGCGGTCGCCGCACGGAGCCCGCTCCCTCTGCATGTGCCTTCGCCCGACTGGCGTGATCAAATCGTCTACTTCGCGCTCATCGACCGCTTCGACGACGCCGACCCGCGCAACAACGACCAGGGCCACCGCGAACACGATGCGAGGCACCCCGAGCGCTTCAACGGCGGCGACCTGAAGGGCCTGCTGCGCCGCCTCGACTACATCCAGGGCCTCGGCGCCACCACGCTGTGGATCACGCCCTGGGTGCGTAACCAGTGGGTGGACGGCGCGCTCGGCTACTACGGTTACCACGGCTACTGGGCGCAACACTTCAAACAGGTCGATCCGCATTGGGGCTCGCTGGCCGAACTGCAGGCGTTGTCGCGCGGCCTGCACGGGCGCGGCATGTACCTGATGCAGGACGTGGTGGTGAACCACGTCGGCAACTACTTCGACATCCGCGGCGGCGGCAGCGCAGACGATCCGGCGCGCCGCTGGCAGCTCAACACACGCTCGCGCCCGACCACGGCGCCGACGCAGCCGCCCTTCCACCTGAACGACCCGCGCCGCGCCGTCCACCGCGAGGCCGCAATCTACCACTGGACGCCCGGCATCGATGACCACACGAACCTGCGCCAGGAGCACACGCATCAGCTGTCGAGCCTCGACGACCTCAACACCGAGAACCCGGCGGTGCGGCGCGCGCTGCGGAAGAGCTACGCGCACTGGATCCGCGCCGCCGGAGTCGACGCGATGCGCATCGACACGGCGTTCTACGTGCCGCCGGAGTTCTTCGAAGACTTCGTGCATGCTCGCGACCGTGCCTCGCCCGGCATGGCCGAGGCGGCGCGCCGCACTGGCCGCCGCGACTTCCTCGTCTTCGGCGAAGGCTTCGGCATCGACCGCCCGGGCGAGGACGCGAAGGCGCGCCGCATCGAGAGCTACGTGCGCGGCCCGCGAGGCGAGCGGCGCCTGCACTCGATGCTGAACTTTCCGCTCTACGGCACGCTCGGCGACGTCTATGCGCGCGGCCGTCCGGCGGCCGAGTTGGCCGAGCGCATCCGCCACATGCTCGCGCTGCACACCGACCCGCACCGCATGCCGAGCTTCGTCGACAATCACGACGTCGACCGCTTCCTCGCCGGTGGCAGCGAGCCGGCGCTGAAGCAGGCGCTGCTGGCGATCATGACATTGCCGGGCATCCCGGTCGTCTACTACGGCACCGAGCAAGGCTTCACGCAGCCGCGGCCGGCGATGTTCGCCGCCGGGTCGAACTCCGGCGGCCGCGACCGCTTCGACACCACGGCACCTCTATACCGCGCCATCGCCGCGATGGCCGCGCTGCGCAAGGGCGAGAAGGCGCTCACGCGCGGTACGCCGCAAGTTCTGCACGCCTGCGCCGCAGGGCCGGGAGCGATCGCCTGGAGCAGCACCCATGAAGGGCGCTCGCTCGTCGTCGCTTTCAACAGCGCCGACGACGAACGGCTGCTCGACAACCTCGACACCGGTCTGGCCGCCGGCGGGGTGCTGGACGGGCGGTACGGGCTCGACGGCAAGCCTGCCGATCTGGTGGCCGGCGCGGGAGGGCGCATCAGCGTGCGACTGCCGCCGCGCGCCGGCTGGGTGTGGGCATCAGCGGCTCCGGCCGTTCGCGCGACAACGGCGGGCGCACCCGCGACGCTGTCGGCCGCCCGCCCGATCACGCTCGAGCCACCACCACCCGTGGTGAGCGGCGATTTCGAGGTCGCGGGCAGTGCGCCGGGCCGGCGCGAGGTGCTGGTAGTGACCGACGGCGACCTTGCCCGTGCGGTACGCGTGGCGCCAGGTGCCGACGGGCGCTTCACGGCGCGCATCGACACCGGGCGCTCTCACAACGGCGCACTGACGCACCGCGTCGTCGCCTGGGCCGCCGACGATGCGCACTCGGCCTCGTCGGCGCACGCTTTCCGCGTCGAGCGGCCCTGGCAGCTGCTCGCCGAAGCCGACGACCCCGCCGGTGACGACCGGGGCCCCACCGGATCCTACCGCGCCCCCACGCATCCGAGCTACGTGGCGGGCCTGATGGACCTGCGCCGCGTGCGCGCGCTCGGCAACGGCGGAACGCTACGCATCGAGGTCGAGACCGGCGCCCACTCGGGCGTGTGGTCACCGGCGAACGGCTTCGACCACGTGGTCTACACCGTCTACATCGAGCTGCCCGGCCGCCCCGGCGGGGCTCGCGTGCTGCCGTTGCAAGGTGGCGAGGCGCCCGCGGGTCTCGCCTGGCACCGGCGGCTGCGCGCACACGGCTGGAGCAACGCGCTCTTCGACGCCGAGGGTGCGTCGGCCACGTCGGAGGGCAGGCCGATCGCGCCGGCGGCCATGATCGCGATCGATGCGGCGCGGCGCACGGTGTCCTTCACGCTGCCGGCGGCAGCGCTCGGCGACCTGCCGAGCCTCGCCGGTACGCGCGTGTGGGTGACCACCTGGGACTACGACGGCGGCTATCGCGCGCTCGCAGTAGAGCCGGGGCCCTTCACCTTCGGCGGCGGCGGCACCGGCAGCGAGGCCAAGGTGCTCGACGCCTCGCCCGTGCTCACGCTGCGCTGAAAACGAACCGTTGAGCCGTGGACGTTCAAGCGGAGGTGCGAGGAATCGAGCAAGGCGTGAGACCGGAGTGGGAGAGGATTGTGCGGGCGAGTGAAGGGATTCTGGGCCGGAGCTGAGAAGGGATGATGCGAGGGCACGGGGATTGGGGACGGGATGGGATTATGTCTGTGGCCGTGAGGTTCCTGCGGTATCGGTTGGTGGAGGTGGTGCGGCTGATCAAGGGGTTGAGGTATGCCACGGAGGTGCACGGGATCAAGCGGTTCGCCGCGGCGGAGGCAACGGATCCCGAGCGCCAGCGCATTTTGAGTCGACGTATGGTTTCCTCAAACCATTCCTCCCCGCCCAGGGTAACATTCGCTTCGAGTCAAATCGCAGCGAACGAGCGAACGCCGTGTATCCCGATGTTGTTGGTAGGGCGGGCCTGTCCCAGCCCGCCGCCCACGGGATGCAAAACATCATGCTCCGGCGGCGCGCCGGGACGGATGCGCCCTACCTGCATCACCGGCAACATCGGGATGCACCGGAGCGAACGACGGCGTCAAGAAAGAGCTTTGCTCGGCATTGCCTTCGCCTTATCGTTGAGGCTTCCGCACAACTTGGTCTTGAATAGCCGCAAGGAGTTGGGCAAAGCTCCATCCGCTCGAGAATTCAAATAACTAGCCCTCAAGCGATATGTGAGACGCGGAGTGGAGATCGATCTTATGAAACATACCCAGACGTCAGGCATTGCTGGTGCCTCCTTGCAGACGGCCCAGGGATTGCGCGGTGGCCAAGCTGCTCCCGACACGGACGCCGGCGGAACGATCGGAACAGGGCGCGCGGGCGATGCCTTCACCCTGATCGAGTTGCTGGTCGTCATCGCCATCATCGCGATCCTCGCGGGTATGCTCTTGCCCGCGCTCTCCAAGGCTAAGGAGAAGGCGGTACGCGCCCAGTGCCAGAACAATGTGAAGCAAATTACGTTGGGCATGCACATGTACACCGGGGATTACCGCGACTTTTTGCCCGAACCCAACTGGAACTCGCCTTGGGTCAGAAGAGGCTGGCTCTATGATGCCGGTCGCCAATCGCCTCCAGATATTTCACGGCCGCCCTTCAGCACGAATCAAATCTCGGCCTATGAGACGGGATTGCTCTACACTTATATCCAAAGCCCCGCCGTGTATCGTTGCCCGCTCGACAGGACAAACAAGCCGGCTTGGAAAAATCGCGCTCAGAAGATGTCCAGCTATCTGATGAATGGCGCGGTCTGCGGATACGGTGCCGTTTCCCCCAACTCGTACAAAGCGTCCCAATTCCAGCCAGATTCGATCATTTTCTGGCAGGCCTTGGAATCGAACCCGGGCGACTTCAATGATGGCTCGAGCGGTCCAACCGAGGGGATCACCAGACTCCATTCGATTGGCACGACCGTCGGGGTTGTGGACGGACATGTCGAGTATCTGAAAACGCTGAAGTTTTACGCGTTGGCGAATGTCCCCGGGAAGAACGCCCTCTGGTGCAGCCCCGCCACTGCCAACGGCCGATAACTTTCGGATTGGAGTGAGCCGATTCTATTATGAAAACCTTCCGTGGCCTCGGCAGATGGCTGGTGACCTTTGCATTGGCGCTGTCGGCGTGTCAGAAACAGGATCCGGTTGCGCAGTTGGAGAAGACCGCTGACCTCATCGCCACGCCGGCTGTGCCCGAAAAGGGGGCCGAAGCGGCTCCAGTCACAGCGTCTCCATCCGCGCAGGTCAAAAGCGCGATCGCGGATTACAAGGCTGGCAATATGGAGGACGCCGTCACTCGACTGCAGTTGCTTCGGTCCACGGCGACTCTGTCGCCCCAGCAACGCATGGCGATGCAGGACAGCATCGCTGCGATCATGGCCGAGATTTATGCCCTGGCGGCTAAGGGAGATCAACGTGCCATCGCCGCCGTAGCCCAGTACGAGCGGATGCAGACCCGCCGGTGACTCGTTGCGGTGATGGCTCGCGACCGATGGGCCTACCGCTCCTGGATCAGCGGCGCTGGGCAGTGCGGACCGAGCGGACGGGTTCGTGCGTTCTGCGCTTCAATTGAGGCAATCACTTGGGCTCAGGGGAAGAGACAACGGGGTCAAGTCTACAATATTGACACACGCGGAGTGTGCGGTGGCTTGCTGAAGGGCACCATGTCACCACCCTTGCGCATTCTGATTGCGAGAGGATAGTATCACGTGGTCAATCGCGAACAGCGGCAGGAGCGGATTTTTCATGGGGACGACGACCGGCGACAATTCCTCGGCTTGGTGACCGAATATCCGGATCGATTCGGGGTGGAGATCCATGCGTTTGTCTTGATGGACAATCATGACCATCTCGTGGTCCGAACCCCTGAACCGAACTTGAGTCATGCCGTCCGCTGGTTGCAGGTGAGTTACGCCAACCTTTTCAACTGGGCTCATCGGACCGTCGGCCACTTGTTGCAAGGGCGGTTCAAAGCCCAGAACTTGCAGGGCGAAGGGCGGGTGATTCGCGTCGCGCGGCATCTCCATCTGAATCCGGTGCGTATGGGAGGCTTGGGGTTGGGAAATGGATGGGACGATGGATGTGGCGGTGAGGTTCCTGCGGTATCGGTTGGTGGAGGTGGTACGGCCGATCAAGGGGTTGAGGTATGCCACGGCGGTGCAGGGGATGAAGCGATTCGCCGCGGCCTCCGTTGCCCCCGCCGCGACGTCCGGCGAGCTGATCTTCCACATCCTCACCGCCCTGGCCCCGTTCGAGCGACGGTTGATCCAGGAGCACACCCGCTTCGGGCTGGAAGCGGCACGCGCCCGTGGCCGGAAGGAAGGTCGGGGACTGGTGGCTGTAGATCACGAAAAACCAGGCCGAACCCTTCTGCTGCGACTTGCGGCGAGCCCGACTGGCCCTGGAGAGCCGCAAGTAACCGCACCGGCCTTGACAATCGTTCCGGCGGTGGCGAAATGCCGTTCCGGCGCTGACCGGTCAGACCCCGGGTGAATCGGGGGCAGTGTAAATCTCGCAACGGTGCCCATGACTCAACAACGCAAAGTGATGCTTGTGACCGGTGCGGCCGGTTTCGTGGGAACCCGGCTCTGCCAGCGCCTGACCGCGTCTGGCCATCAGGTCATCGGCCTCGACAACTATTTCACCGGGTCGCGGGACCACCCTGTTGCCGGAGTGGATTACCGGGAAGCCCACACCAAAGACATCGAACGCGCGGTGCGCGAAACGCCCGATCTCGTCTATCATTTGGGCGAATATGCCCGGGTGGAAGTAAGCCTGCGCGAACCCGCGCTGGTCTGGGACCTCAACGTGGCCGGCACCTTCGGCGTGCTGGAATTCTGGCGTCAACGCGGCTGCAAACTGATTTATGCCGGCTCCTCCACCAAGTTCGCGGATGGCGGGCTCGGACGCGACCAGAGCCCTTACGCCTTTACCAAAGCCACCAACTCGGAATTGGTGCGCAACTACGGGGCGTGGTATGGACTCCCCTTTGCGATCACTTATTTCTACAACGTGTATGGGCCCGGCGAACGCAGCGGGAAGTACGGTACGGTGATCGAGATTTTCCGCCAACTCTTCCTCCAAGGCAAACCGCTCCCCGTCACCGCCCCGGGCACGCAACGTCGTATTTTCACCCACATTGAGGACATCGTGGACGGACTCCTGCTCGTCGGTGAAAAGGGTGAGGGAGATGAATTTGGATTGGGCGCTGAAACTTCCTATTCCATCCTGGAACTGGCCAAACTCTTCGGGTCCCCCATCGAGATGCTCCCCGAAACGGCGGGCAATCGGTTCCAAGCCACTCTGGACAGCACCAAAGCCAGGGCCATCGGGTGGCAGGCTCGGCACAAACTTGTGGATTACATCCGCTCCATCACCGAATCGACCCGCCTGCCCTGAATCGCCCTCATCAGCCCCTGCAGATCGAAGCTCCGACGATTACTTCCGATGACCTTCCGATCCGGACGTCCCAGGATCGATGATCTCGACCACCGCATCGAATCGCTCGCCGTAGCGTCTGCCGTCCAGTGTCACATCGAAGGCCACAAGCCGAACCCCAGGCTTCGCGGCGGAGTTCGCCCGCACTTCCAATTCAAAAGTTCGACGCTCCTCACTCTGGAGTTCACCTTCGAGGACAGGATCCAAAGCCTCAAGTCCCTCGCCGCACCGAACCCGAATCGAGTGGCGCTGCGGTCGCGAATGAAAGTTTCGCACCCCTAATTTCAATTTCACGACCTTCCCTGGTAACACCCGGGCGCGGTAAGGCTCGGCGCGGACCCAAAAAGGATCAAAGCCCAGGCGGTAGTCCTCCTCCGCGATCAATTCCCGAAAGGCATCCCTCATCTTGTAAGCCCAATCCCGATAACGTTCAACAAAGGCCGCAGGTTCCGGCATGACGTAGGAATGTCCTCCCAAGATCAAGTCGGGCTGCAACCGCTTCAGCAACTCGGCGCCCACGATGTAACCTTCCTCAAGGATAGCGCTGTTATGCGCCACCATGGCTTCGTGCCCGGTTTGTTCCGGATCGCGCGGATCGCCGAAAAGATTGTCGCCCGTAAAAATCACTTTCTTGCCATCGATCATCCCATGAACACAAAGGGCGAACTCCGTCTGTCCCGGCATCCACTCCACCGTGAAATCCCATCCGCCCCACTGAAATCGCTCCCCGCTCGCAAACGTCCGATCAAACCGAATCCGGTCCACCCCGGTGCCGTAAGCCTGAATGGGCGCGCAGTAATCGAAATCCTCGGGCCGCTCGCAAACCGCCACCATGCGGTCCAATCCCCACAGCTTCGTTCCCCACCGAGCCTGCAAATGCGGCGCCTGCAAGAAATGATCCCCGTGCATGTGGGTGGGAATCACCGCGTCGATGGTCTTCAAGCCCAGTTTCGAGCGCATGCCCTCGAGCGCAGTGTCCAGAAAATTGGTGGCGAGCAATCCGCAATCCACCGCCAACCCCCGGCCATCCTTCGACATGATAAGGTAGAAATTCGGATAAAACTCAGGCCCGCGAAACTTGAAGATATGCGGCGTGACCCGCCACACATGGTGAACTTCGGTAGGACGCGATACCGGGTCCTGCGCGGCGGCGGAAAAGGTCTTCACCGGGTACCCTCGGACCAGCAACCGTTCGAAGCGAAACAGCTTCTGTTGAAAGGCCGCGAGCGCAGACGCGGGTTCTGGGATCGCGTTTCCATGCGAAGGAAACAGCCATGCGGGCTGATAACCCTCCAACTGGCCCGCGGCGTTGGCCAGTGCCCAAACGCCTGCCGCGAAACCATAGTCCCACTCGCTGTCAGGCCAGGCGTGAATCTTGCCCCCTTCCAGCATCGCGTCACCGCTGAAAGCAACCCAGCGTCCACCGTGCTTGATCAAATAGGACATGCCGCCCGGACTGTGTCCGCGGGTGTCCACACACCAAATCTCATGCCCCCGCCAAACAATCTGGTCCATCGTTTTGAACGTGCGGTCCAGCGGGATGGGATCAACCGGCGGCCGCACAAAGCTCGAGCCATGAATCGTGAACGGATCGTTCAACCTCACCCGCATCCGGCGAAACGAAAGCGGACTCTCGAAGAGAGCGCGCTCAGCCTCGGGCGCCGCCACCCGGGTGCCACGCCGGCGCCAAGGTTCGAGCAAGGGAGCGCCTTGGCATTGCTCCCGGTGATGATGAGTGAACAGGACCCAATCGATCCGGGAGACGCCAATTTGTCCGAGTTGAGCCAGCACCGATCCATCGCCCAAATCGATCAGGAGTGAAGCGTCCCCGTCGCGCAACACGTAGACATGACAGGTGTCGCTCCATCGATAAACAAAGGGAAAACGCTCCGGATCGGGCCGCGTCCATGTCCCTGCCGGGGCCTCGGACCGTGCCACGGCCGCAAGGCCGAAAAGCAACCAGAAGCACCAAGTGATCCATCCTCTGGTCCTCATCTGATCACGCGTGCGCATCAAGTCCGGCGTTTCTCGGGCTCCCGGTTTGACCGAGGTCTGGGCGACGCGCGCTTGGGATTTCGTTCGCGGAGAACATTGAGTCCCTAGGCGGTCCGAGGGAGAATCCTCCCCAATCTTGGTGAAAGATGGTTTCATGATGTCACCGCGACGAACTGGCTTGGGCCTTCCACTTCGACAACTTCCGGTACAACAGTCCAAAAAAGAGAGCGCCGCAGGCATTGACTCCGAGCGTGTACCCCAGTTTGTACCTTCGACCGTCATGATGCGCGGAGAAGATGGCCACGTCCTTGCCCATCGCCAGCGACGGCAGCGCAATCGGCATCATGGCTCCATGGGCAACACCGTCCCAGAAACCGGCTTGCATCTTGAGTTCGGCTGAACGCGCCACGGAACGATTCAGGGTTGAGGTGAACAACCAGGTTGCCACCCCGAAAACCGAAAGCCGCATCATCCAGCGTCCGAGGCTCTGCAAACGCTCGCTCATGAACGCGGGATGATGATCTCCGTCGGCGCCAAAGCCGGCGGATCGGTCGATTCCGCACCACGTTCGGCTCGGGCCTGACGGCAAACGTTCCAATACCACCGAAGCCACCGTCCCCCATCGCTCAGCGGCGAAATATGGCTTCGGCTCTTAAAATAGATCGTTTGAATCGGGACCCATTCCACTCGTTCACCCCGAAGCACAAAGGAAAGCAACACTTCGCTCTCAATCTGAAACCGACGGGAGCTTGGACCGGCGGAAATCAGCGACGGCACGTGGACAAGCCGGAATCCGCATTGGCTGTCCGGAAGGTGGCTTCCACTGAGTCTGGAAAGCCGCCGGCTCATCCAGGCATTGGTCCAAGCCCTCAAGCGGGGCATGTGCGGACAACTGAAATCACGCTGACCGGCCACCAGGGTGGCGGCAGTTCGGTCCGCCGCCTCAAAAAACCGCGGGATATCCTCAGGCGCGTGCTGTCCATCACCATCCAGAAACAGCACCCATTCGCAGCCTTGTTGGGCGCACCATTCCCATCCTGTTTTCAAGGCGGCGCCTTTTCCACGATGTTCCGGGTGACTCAACACCGTCGCCCCTGCCGTTTGCGCCACTTGGGCAGTGCGATCCGAT is a genomic window containing:
- a CDS encoding transposase, with the translated sequence MSELDPIAFQTPLRSSAGAAEALNGIIQTVKRKSRGFRSFEYFRTMIYLVARKLTFDLPQPFPSTHTKSH
- a CDS encoding DUF1559 domain-containing protein, whose product is MKHTQTSGIAGASLQTAQGLRGGQAAPDTDAGGTIGTGRAGDAFTLIELLVVIAIIAILAGMLLPALSKAKEKAVRAQCQNNVKQITLGMHMYTGDYRDFLPEPNWNSPWVRRGWLYDAGRQSPPDISRPPFSTNQISAYETGLLYTYIQSPAVYRCPLDRTNKPAWKNRAQKMSSYLMNGAVCGYGAVSPNSYKASQFQPDSIIFWQALESNPGDFNDGSSGPTEGITRLHSIGTTVGVVDGHVEYLKTLKFYALANVPGKNALWCSPATANGR
- a CDS encoding recombinase family protein → MDGTMDVAVRFLRYRLVEVVRPIKGLRYATAVQGMKRFAAASVAPAATSGELIFHILTALAPFERRLIQEHTRFGLEAARARGRKEGRGLVAVDHEKPGRTLLLRLAASPTGPGEPQVTAPALTIVPAVAKCRSGADRSDPG
- a CDS encoding NAD-dependent epimerase/dehydratase family protein; this encodes MTQQRKVMLVTGAAGFVGTRLCQRLTASGHQVIGLDNYFTGSRDHPVAGVDYREAHTKDIERAVRETPDLVYHLGEYARVEVSLREPALVWDLNVAGTFGVLEFWRQRGCKLIYAGSSTKFADGGLGRDQSPYAFTKATNSELVRNYGAWYGLPFAITYFYNVYGPGERSGKYGTVIEIFRQLFLQGKPLPVTAPGTQRRIFTHIEDIVDGLLLVGEKGEGDEFGLGAETSYSILELAKLFGSPIEMLPETAGNRFQATLDSTKARAIGWQARHKLVDYIRSITESTRLP
- a CDS encoding MBL fold metallo-hydrolase — its product is MTVEGTNWGTRSESMPAALSFLDCCTGSCRSGRPKPVRRGDIMKPSFTKIGEDSPSDRLGTQCSPRTKSQARVAQTSVKPGARETPDLMRTRDQMRTRGWITWCFWLLFGLAAVARSEAPAGTWTRPDPERFPFVYRWSDTCHVYVLRDGDASLLIDLGDGSVLAQLGQIGVSRIDWVLFTHHHREQCQGAPLLEPWRRRGTRVAAPEAERALFESPLSFRRMRVRLNDPFTIHGSSFVRPPVDPIPLDRTFKTMDQIVWRGHEIWCVDTRGHSPGGMSYLIKHGGRWVAFSGDAMLEGGKIHAWPDSEWDYGFAAGVWALANAAGQLEGYQPAWLFPSHGNAIPEPASALAAFQQKLFRFERLLVRGYPVKTFSAAAQDPVSRPTEVHHVWRVTPHIFKFRGPEFYPNFYLIMSKDGRGLAVDCGLLATNFLDTALEGMRSKLGLKTIDAVIPTHMHGDHFLQAPHLQARWGTKLWGLDRMVAVCERPEDFDYCAPIQAYGTGVDRIRFDRTFASGERFQWGGWDFTVEWMPGQTEFALCVHGMIDGKKVIFTGDNLFGDPRDPEQTGHEAMVAHNSAILEEGYIVGAELLKRLQPDLILGGHSYVMPEPAAFVERYRDWAYKMRDAFRELIAEEDYRLGFDPFWVRAEPYRARVLPGKVVKLKLGVRNFHSRPQRHSIRVRCGEGLEALDPVLEGELQSEERRTFELEVRANSAAKPGVRLVAFDVTLDGRRYGERFDAVVEIIDPGTSGSEGHRK
- a CDS encoding glycosyltransferase family 2 protein → MSGRLAKMGAAWSECCAAVLPALNEEWALGKLVPRVREFLPNTVVVNDASSDRTAQVAQTAGATVLSHPEHRGKGAALKTGWEWCAQQGCEWVLFLDGDGQHAPEDIPRFFEAADRTAATLVAGQRDFSCPHMPRLRAWTNAWMSRRLSRLSGSHLPDSQCGFRLVHVPSLISAGPSSRRFQIESEVLLSFVLRGERVEWVPIQTIYFKSRSHISPLSDGGRWLRWYWNVCRQARAERGAESTDPPALAPTEIIIPRS